In Pseudodesulfovibrio hydrargyri, a single window of DNA contains:
- a CDS encoding Ppx/GppA phosphatase family protein, which produces MDRNALEYSAVGGRIFQEAQNGRAYFVRIRQETGIPSRVISEQQAAMLGYHAVRQELGDEAHDLLVWDIGGNSMQMTIRKPDGGLLFYLDPMASIAFKNVVIHNIQRKDINTTVSPNPVSTGEAEQALAYIQAHAAMTVPLYIANRVAHPGLTVAGIGGVHYYSVPEVLGGRKETYTRDEVAEALQKWTGKPDKAFESEYAESRLTNLILVLGYMDALGIKEVRPLKINQADGLFATREFW; this is translated from the coding sequence GTGGATCGGAACGCCCTGGAATACTCGGCCGTGGGCGGACGCATTTTCCAGGAGGCCCAGAACGGGCGGGCGTATTTCGTGCGCATCCGCCAGGAGACGGGCATCCCCTCGCGGGTCATCTCAGAGCAGCAGGCGGCCATGCTCGGCTACCACGCCGTGCGCCAGGAGCTGGGCGACGAGGCCCACGACCTCCTGGTCTGGGACATCGGCGGCAACTCCATGCAAATGACCATCCGCAAGCCGGACGGCGGCCTGCTCTTCTACCTCGATCCCATGGCCTCCATCGCCTTCAAGAACGTGGTCATCCACAACATCCAGCGCAAGGACATCAACACCACGGTCAGCCCCAACCCGGTCAGCACCGGCGAGGCTGAGCAGGCCCTGGCCTACATCCAGGCCCACGCGGCCATGACCGTGCCCCTGTACATCGCCAATCGGGTCGCCCATCCGGGCCTGACCGTGGCCGGCATCGGCGGGGTGCACTACTACTCCGTGCCCGAGGTCCTGGGCGGGCGCAAGGAAACCTACACCCGCGACGAGGTGGCCGAGGCGCTCCAGAAATGGACCGGCAAGCCGGACAAGGCGTTCGAGAGCGAATACGCCGAGAGCCGGCTGACCAACCTCATCCTGGTCCTGGGCTACATGGACGCCCTGGGTATCAAGGAAGTCCGCCCGCTGAAGATCAACCAGGCCGACGGGCTGTTCGCGACCCGCGAGTTCTGGTAG
- the lepB gene encoding signal peptidase I: MTDAFDMPVVKPRSPWLALFLSLVAVGLGQVYNGQWKKGAGLYLAELVVALFMVLFWADFAAMLLCVSILIGYNLFAAGEAFATARKLTGYTLRPCNRLWIYLVCLAVSLGTGAAFERTINGWFFKAYKVPSASMLPTIRVGDHFMAEVLEPGDRLARGEIVIFSTPGTKGRDFVKRIVGLPGETVEVRARRVLIDGAPLDEPYVCYTREGILPVRDTFGPVTMGSDEYFLMGDNREDSLDSRWLGPVPRNRITGRAGYIYFPGDMNAPDWSDRLGAPLR, translated from the coding sequence ATGACCGACGCGTTCGACATGCCTGTCGTCAAGCCGCGCAGCCCGTGGCTGGCCCTGTTCCTTTCCCTGGTGGCCGTGGGGTTGGGCCAGGTCTACAACGGGCAGTGGAAAAAGGGGGCGGGCCTCTACCTGGCCGAACTGGTCGTGGCCCTGTTCATGGTCCTGTTCTGGGCCGATTTCGCGGCCATGCTTCTGTGCGTGTCCATCCTGATCGGCTACAACCTGTTCGCGGCCGGAGAGGCCTTCGCCACGGCGCGCAAGCTGACCGGGTACACTCTCAGGCCGTGCAACCGGCTGTGGATATACCTGGTCTGCCTGGCCGTCAGCCTCGGCACGGGCGCGGCCTTCGAGCGCACGATCAACGGCTGGTTCTTCAAGGCCTACAAGGTGCCGTCCGCCTCCATGCTGCCGACCATCCGGGTGGGCGACCACTTCATGGCCGAGGTCCTGGAGCCCGGGGATCGGCTTGCGCGGGGCGAGATCGTCATCTTCTCCACACCCGGGACCAAGGGGCGCGATTTCGTCAAACGGATAGTGGGACTGCCGGGAGAGACCGTGGAGGTCAGGGCGCGACGGGTGCTCATTGACGGCGCGCCCCTGGACGAGCCCTACGTCTGCTACACCAGGGAGGGCATCCTTCCGGTGCGCGACACTTTCGGGCCGGTCACGATGGGATCGGACGAGTATTTTCTGATGGGCGACAACCGGGAGGACAGCCTGGATTCGCGCTGGCTCGGACCGGTGCCACGGAATCGGATTACCGGAAGGGCCGGGTATATCTATTTCCCCGGCGACATGAACGCGCCCGACTGGTCGGACAGGTTGGGAGCGCCCCTGAGATAG
- a CDS encoding threonine synthase gives MTRFVCRDCGLDFDVMVPRWRCDCGGLLDLDFTPSLDPAKVAGRPATLWRYREALPVPEGAELTLGEGFTPMVEVELGGRPVLVKQEQLFPTGSYKDRGAAVMMAMAAHIGVTDVVEDSSGNAGCAVSAFAAKAGIRCRIFVPADNSPGKLGQIELYGAELNPVPGSREDTAAACMAAAKDHYYASHVYNPFFFHGTKTFAYEVAEQLGWRAPDTVILPAGNGTLLLGAHIGFGELRDMGLIERVPRLVAVQSARCAPLCAAFAEGADGVSAAVSGPTLAEGIAIGLPMRGTQMLQAVRDTGGTCLAVSEEAILAAFRDAGRKGFCIEPTSAAVAAGAARYAKNADPDETIVTMFTGHGLKVGDKLHKLVSD, from the coding sequence ATGACCCGGTTCGTCTGCCGCGACTGCGGCCTTGATTTCGACGTCATGGTCCCGCGCTGGCGCTGCGACTGCGGCGGCCTGCTGGACCTGGATTTCACCCCGAGCCTCGATCCCGCCAAAGTGGCCGGGCGGCCCGCCACCCTGTGGCGCTATCGCGAGGCGCTGCCCGTGCCCGAGGGCGCGGAACTGACCCTCGGCGAAGGGTTCACCCCCATGGTCGAGGTGGAACTGGGCGGGCGACCCGTGCTGGTCAAGCAGGAGCAGCTTTTCCCCACCGGCTCGTACAAGGACCGGGGCGCGGCGGTCATGATGGCCATGGCCGCGCACATCGGCGTGACCGACGTGGTCGAGGACTCGTCCGGCAACGCGGGCTGCGCCGTGTCCGCCTTTGCGGCCAAGGCGGGCATCCGCTGCCGGATATTCGTGCCCGCCGACAACTCGCCGGGCAAGCTCGGCCAGATCGAGCTCTACGGGGCCGAGCTCAACCCCGTGCCCGGCTCGCGCGAGGACACGGCGGCCGCGTGCATGGCGGCGGCAAAGGATCACTACTACGCCAGCCATGTGTACAATCCGTTCTTCTTCCACGGCACCAAGACATTCGCCTACGAGGTGGCCGAGCAGCTCGGCTGGCGGGCCCCGGACACCGTGATCCTGCCCGCGGGCAACGGCACCCTGCTCCTCGGGGCGCATATCGGTTTCGGCGAACTCAGGGACATGGGACTGATCGAGCGCGTGCCTCGGCTGGTGGCCGTGCAGTCGGCCCGCTGCGCGCCGCTGTGCGCGGCCTTCGCCGAAGGTGCCGACGGCGTGTCCGCCGCCGTGTCCGGGCCCACCCTGGCCGAGGGCATCGCCATCGGGCTGCCCATGCGCGGGACGCAGATGCTTCAGGCCGTGCGCGACACCGGCGGGACCTGTCTGGCCGTGTCCGAAGAGGCCATCCTGGCCGCCTTCCGGGACGCGGGCCGCAAGGGATTCTGCATCGAGCCCACCTCGGCGGCCGTGGCGGCCGGGGCCGCGCGGTACGCGAAAAACGCCGATCCGGACGAGACCATCGTGACCATGTTCACCGGCCACGGGCTCAAGGTGGGCGACAAACTGCACAAGCTGGTCAGCGACTGA
- a CDS encoding RidA family protein codes for MKFVSTPDCAPPAGHYSQGVVHGGLVWVSGMLAVDPATGERRLGTVEEQTRQALANVDAVLRAAGSSRDRVLKCTCYISDIELWGRVNAVYAEFFGDHKPARAVVPTRDLHYGFQVEIECVAAVGDSEGEGA; via the coding sequence ATGAAATTCGTATCCACCCCGGATTGCGCGCCCCCGGCCGGACATTATTCACAGGGCGTCGTTCACGGCGGCCTGGTCTGGGTCTCGGGCATGCTCGCCGTGGACCCGGCCACGGGCGAGCGCAGGCTCGGCACCGTGGAGGAGCAGACCCGGCAGGCTTTGGCCAACGTGGACGCGGTTCTGCGCGCCGCCGGGTCGAGCCGCGACCGGGTGCTCAAGTGCACCTGCTATATCTCGGACATCGAACTATGGGGCCGGGTCAACGCGGTCTACGCCGAGTTCTTCGGCGACCACAAACCCGCCCGCGCGGTGGTCCCGACCCGGGACCTGCACTACGGTTTCCAGGTGGAGATCGAGTGCGTGGCCGCTGTCGGCGACAGCGAAGGGGAGGGCGCATGA
- a CDS encoding glycosyltransferase family 2 protein produces MAGPRISVTMPCYNCGQTVAGALDSLLAQEGADFEVVAVDDGSTDDTASVLAEYARRDGRVRTFSIPHGGVIKAANAAIEASNGQYVARMDADDEALPGRLAAQAGLLDDHPEVGLVGCRVRFGGCRTACRGYAHYVDWTNTLLTHEAISLNRFVEFPVPNPSIMFRRDCLEEHGPYREGDFPEDYDLLLRWLEGGVRMLKADAELLVWNDPPDRLSRNHPRYDVDAFYRIKTEYLARWLARNNPHHPVVHILGSGRTTRKRADLLLKHGIEFAAYYDVDPKKIGHVVHGLPVRDRGEAPAPGQGFCLPYVASRGARGEIAAFLEERGCELGRDYIPAA; encoded by the coding sequence GTGGCCGGACCTCGAATATCCGTGACCATGCCCTGCTATAACTGCGGGCAGACCGTGGCCGGGGCGCTCGATTCGCTCCTGGCTCAGGAGGGCGCGGATTTCGAGGTGGTGGCCGTGGACGACGGATCGACCGACGACACCGCGTCCGTCCTGGCCGAATACGCGCGCCGGGACGGACGCGTCCGGACCTTCTCCATCCCCCACGGCGGGGTCATCAAGGCGGCCAACGCGGCCATCGAGGCTTCAAACGGGCAGTATGTCGCGCGCATGGACGCCGACGACGAGGCGTTGCCGGGTCGCCTTGCGGCCCAGGCCGGACTGCTCGACGACCACCCGGAGGTCGGGCTGGTCGGCTGCCGGGTGCGTTTCGGCGGCTGCCGCACGGCCTGTCGGGGGTACGCCCATTACGTGGACTGGACCAACACCCTGCTGACCCACGAGGCCATCAGCCTGAACCGGTTCGTGGAGTTCCCGGTGCCCAACCCGTCCATCATGTTCCGGCGCGACTGCCTGGAAGAGCACGGCCCATACCGCGAGGGCGACTTTCCCGAGGACTACGACCTGCTCCTGCGCTGGCTGGAGGGCGGGGTCAGAATGCTCAAGGCGGACGCCGAGCTGCTGGTCTGGAACGACCCGCCGGACCGGCTGTCGCGCAACCACCCGCGCTATGATGTGGACGCCTTTTACCGCATCAAGACCGAGTACCTGGCCCGCTGGCTTGCGCGCAACAACCCGCACCATCCGGTGGTCCACATCCTGGGCTCCGGGCGGACCACCCGCAAGCGGGCCGACCTGCTCCTCAAGCACGGCATCGAGTTCGCGGCCTACTACGACGTGGACCCGAAGAAGATCGGCCACGTGGTTCACGGTCTGCCGGTCCGCGACCGCGGCGAGGCCCCGGCACCGGGCCAGGGGTTCTGCCTCCCCTACGTGGCCAGCCGGGGGGCGCGCGGGGAGATCGCCGCATTCCTCGAAGAGCGCGGCTGCGAGCTTGGCCGCGACTACATCCCGGCCGCCTGA
- a CDS encoding TIGR00269 family protein: MKCTRCRKTAHVALPSHHSGFCADCYPLFFTKQVETAIRREKMFTRDDRVLVALSGGKDSLALMLELKLQGYDVTGLHIDLGIPNSSDKARGKVENFCELNGLPLRVFEMAAWGLPIPDVKEHIKRPVCAVCGKMKRHHFNRIAVEEGFDVLATGHNLDDEVARLFANTLRWDTAYLSDQGPVLPASEGFVRKVKPLFRLSEFETANYAFLKGIEIHSDPCPYSGGASFTGHKELWGELEHRSPGQKFQFYQSFLKKGKPAFAQVEKETGAELKPCTECGSPTSAEICSVCRIRAAVRESKAKAE, from the coding sequence ATGAAATGCACCCGCTGCCGCAAGACGGCCCACGTGGCCCTGCCGAGCCACCATTCCGGCTTTTGCGCCGACTGTTACCCGCTCTTCTTCACCAAGCAGGTGGAGACGGCCATCCGACGGGAGAAGATGTTCACCCGCGACGACCGGGTTTTGGTGGCCCTGTCCGGGGGCAAGGACTCCCTGGCGCTGATGCTCGAACTCAAACTGCAGGGGTACGACGTGACCGGCCTGCACATCGACCTGGGCATCCCGAACTCGTCGGACAAGGCCCGCGGCAAGGTCGAGAACTTCTGCGAACTGAACGGACTGCCCCTGCGCGTCTTCGAGATGGCCGCCTGGGGATTGCCCATCCCGGACGTCAAGGAACACATCAAGCGTCCGGTCTGCGCCGTGTGCGGCAAGATGAAGCGCCACCACTTCAACCGCATCGCGGTGGAGGAGGGCTTCGACGTCCTGGCCACCGGGCACAACCTGGACGACGAGGTGGCCCGGCTGTTCGCCAACACCCTGCGCTGGGACACGGCCTACCTGTCCGACCAGGGGCCGGTCCTGCCCGCGTCCGAGGGGTTCGTGCGCAAGGTCAAGCCCCTGTTCCGCCTCAGCGAATTCGAGACCGCCAACTACGCCTTCCTCAAGGGCATCGAGATCCACTCCGACCCCTGCCCCTATTCGGGCGGGGCCAGCTTCACCGGCCACAAGGAATTGTGGGGCGAGCTGGAGCACCGCAGCCCGGGGCAGAAGTTCCAGTTCTACCAGTCCTTCCTGAAAAAAGGGAAACCGGCCTTCGCCCAGGTGGAGAAGGAGACCGGGGCGGAACTGAAACCGTGCACCGAGTGCGGCTCGCCCACCAGCGCCGAGATCTGCTCGGTCTGCCGCATCAGGGCGGCGGTGCGCGAGAGCAAGGCTAAGGCGGAGTAG
- a CDS encoding response regulator, with product MSQPKILVVDDEKHIRMLYREELEADDYVVATSDGEEDILDVIARENPTIVILDIKLGVNRSGLDLLQEIRTKDQQIPVILSTAYDSFQHDLKSIAADYYVVKSVDLTELKDKVRMALNKAGV from the coding sequence ATGAGCCAACCCAAGATTCTCGTAGTCGACGATGAAAAACACATTCGCATGCTCTATCGAGAAGAACTGGAAGCCGACGACTACGTCGTCGCCACCTCGGACGGAGAAGAGGACATTCTCGATGTCATCGCCAGGGAGAACCCAACCATCGTCATCCTGGATATCAAGCTGGGCGTCAACCGCTCCGGCCTCGACCTGTTGCAGGAGATCCGCACCAAGGATCAGCAGATTCCGGTCATTCTCTCGACCGCCTACGACTCCTTCCAGCATGACCTCAAATCCATCGCGGCTGACTACTACGTGGTCAAGTCCGTGGACCTGACCGAGTTGAAGGACAAGGTCCGGATGGCCTTGAACAAGGCCGGCGTCTAG
- a CDS encoding HD-GYP domain-containing protein, translating to MAQLTKAEYFPISPLILRPDFKVPFDIFLRHDDSYVLFNASGRTLTKAKRKELALAGIVTIYLDKRSRKLYHSYIQANLIDLLEDESISLAERAQAWTNAASALSQELFETNLPGPAFKKRYVRFQELIHSSTSFLKSPAPLKNLARFIGKGYGTYHHGISTMVYAVNLMQEYKFEDEDVLACGMGALLHDIGQVGMDEELLNADPETMGPAEFQAYAMHPLIGVRVCANFDLPVIATNCILFHHERVDGKGYPTQATGEEIPLPTRVVALCNRYDGLTRNRPYSRAIKPFDALKALTDDKGLVEPDMIKRFIKLLSRAEIV from the coding sequence ATGGCCCAACTGACCAAGGCTGAATATTTCCCCATCTCGCCGCTCATCCTGCGGCCGGATTTCAAGGTGCCTTTCGACATCTTCCTGCGCCACGACGACAGCTACGTCCTGTTCAACGCCAGCGGCCGGACCCTGACCAAGGCCAAGCGCAAGGAACTGGCCCTGGCCGGCATCGTTACCATCTACTTGGACAAGCGCTCCCGCAAGCTCTACCACAGCTATATCCAAGCCAACCTCATCGACCTGCTCGAGGACGAGTCCATCTCCCTGGCCGAACGCGCCCAGGCGTGGACCAACGCGGCCTCGGCCCTGTCCCAGGAACTGTTCGAGACCAACCTGCCGGGCCCGGCCTTCAAGAAGCGCTACGTCCGCTTCCAGGAACTCATCCACAGCAGCACGAGCTTTCTGAAATCCCCGGCCCCGCTCAAGAACCTGGCCCGGTTCATCGGCAAGGGATACGGGACCTATCACCACGGCATCTCTACCATGGTCTACGCCGTGAATCTGATGCAGGAATACAAGTTCGAGGACGAAGACGTCCTGGCCTGCGGCATGGGCGCGCTGCTCCACGACATCGGCCAGGTCGGCATGGACGAGGAACTGCTCAACGCCGATCCCGAGACCATGGGCCCGGCCGAGTTCCAGGCCTACGCCATGCACCCGCTCATCGGGGTGCGCGTGTGCGCCAACTTCGACCTGCCGGTCATCGCCACCAACTGCATCCTGTTCCACCACGAAAGGGTCGACGGCAAGGGGTACCCCACCCAGGCGACGGGCGAGGAAATCCCCCTGCCCACCCGCGTGGTCGCCCTGTGCAACCGCTACGACGGCCTGACCCGCAACCGCCCATACAGCCGGGCCATCAAGCCGTTCGACGCCCTCAAGGCCCTGACCGACGACAAGGGGCTGGTGGAGCCGGACATGATCAAGAGGTTCATCAAGCTCCTGTCCAGGGCGGAGATCGTGTAA
- a CDS encoding site-2 protease family protein, giving the protein MFNITAQDIQVYLTLAPGLLIALVFHEVAHGYVAYLLGDPTAKSAGRLTLNPLKHLDPIGTLAFFFVHFGWARPVPVNARYFKNPRKGMMFTAMAGPGVNFILAALFAGAFHLMALFGLSPSSALYAVAYYGVFVNLILAAFNLLPIPPLDGSNVLAYFLSPRAAYKYMSLSRYGFIILIAIILLGRYTGLDIVGRVIVPLVQGLGSLLGVPL; this is encoded by the coding sequence ATGTTCAACATCACCGCACAGGACATCCAGGTCTACCTGACCCTGGCACCGGGTCTGCTCATCGCCCTGGTCTTCCACGAGGTGGCGCACGGCTACGTGGCCTACCTGCTCGGCGACCCCACGGCCAAATCCGCCGGGCGGCTGACCCTGAACCCGCTCAAGCACCTGGATCCCATCGGGACACTGGCCTTCTTCTTCGTCCACTTCGGCTGGGCGCGGCCCGTGCCGGTCAACGCCCGCTATTTCAAGAACCCGCGCAAGGGCATGATGTTCACGGCCATGGCCGGGCCGGGCGTCAATTTCATCCTGGCCGCCCTGTTTGCCGGGGCCTTTCATCTCATGGCCCTGTTCGGCTTGAGCCCCAGCAGCGCGCTCTACGCCGTGGCCTACTACGGGGTCTTCGTCAATCTCATCCTGGCCGCCTTCAATCTCCTGCCCATCCCGCCGCTGGACGGCAGCAACGTCCTGGCGTACTTTCTTTCCCCGCGAGCCGCCTACAAGTACATGTCCCTGAGCCGCTACGGGTTCATCATCCTCATCGCCATCATCCTGCTCGGACGCTATACCGGGCTCGACATCGTCGGCCGGGTGATCGTCCCCCTGGTCCAGGGGTTGGGCTCCCTGTTGGGCGTGCCCCTCTAA
- the trpS gene encoding tryptophan--tRNA ligase: protein MSEKQRILSGMRPTGPLHLGHYFGVIDNWLRLQEEYDCFFFVADWHALTSEYADPTRIKGFIPGLVKDWVAAGLDPEKCSIFQQSQIKEHAELNLILSMYTPLGWLERCPTYKDQKEQLSQKDLNTHGFLGYPVLMSVDILMYKPLAVPVGKDQLPHLELTREIARRFNHLNNTDLFPEPADMLTEEPVLPGLDGRKMSKSYGNSIMLSEPLDEIMPKVRGMKTDENRLRKSDPGDPDVCNLFPYHRLMTDKARLPEIIKGCKDASWGCVDCKKLLMESLERFLTPLHERRAACTDEKVREILEAGNARARSYAEKTMEEVRKVINFDF, encoded by the coding sequence ATGAGCGAAAAACAACGAATTCTTTCCGGCATGCGTCCCACCGGCCCCCTGCACCTCGGCCACTATTTCGGCGTCATCGACAACTGGCTGAGACTCCAGGAGGAGTACGACTGCTTTTTCTTCGTGGCCGACTGGCACGCCCTGACCAGCGAATACGCCGACCCGACCCGCATCAAGGGGTTCATCCCCGGCCTGGTCAAGGACTGGGTGGCCGCCGGACTGGACCCGGAAAAGTGTTCCATCTTCCAGCAGTCACAGATCAAGGAGCACGCCGAGCTCAACCTGATCCTGTCCATGTACACCCCGCTGGGCTGGCTCGAACGCTGCCCGACCTACAAGGACCAGAAGGAGCAGCTGTCCCAGAAGGACCTGAACACCCACGGCTTCCTCGGCTATCCCGTGCTCATGTCCGTGGACATCCTCATGTACAAGCCCCTGGCCGTGCCCGTGGGCAAGGACCAGTTGCCGCACCTGGAGCTGACCCGCGAGATCGCGCGCCGCTTCAACCACCTGAACAACACCGACCTGTTCCCGGAACCGGCCGACATGCTCACCGAGGAGCCGGTCCTGCCCGGCCTGGACGGGCGCAAGATGTCCAAGAGCTACGGCAACTCCATCATGCTCTCCGAGCCGCTGGACGAAATCATGCCCAAGGTGCGCGGCATGAAGACCGACGAGAACCGGCTGCGCAAATCCGACCCGGGCGATCCGGACGTCTGCAACCTCTTCCCCTACCACCGGCTCATGACCGACAAGGCCAGGCTCCCCGAGATCATCAAGGGGTGCAAGGACGCGTCCTGGGGCTGCGTGGACTGCAAGAAGCTGCTCATGGAGTCCCTGGAACGGTTCCTCACCCCCCTGCACGAGCGCCGCGCCGCCTGCACCGACGAGAAGGTCCGGGAAATCCTGGAGGCGGGCAACGCCAGGGCGCGTTCCTACGCCGAAAAGACCATGGAAGAGGTCCGCAAGGTCATCAACTTCGACTTCTAG
- a CDS encoding FKBP-type peptidyl-prolyl cis-trans isomerase, with protein MTAQNGSTVKVHYTGTLKEDGSQFDSSEGREPLEFKLGEGMVIAGFEKAVIGKSAGDTVTVEIPPEEGYGSPSEELVFQVRREQLPPTVELEEGIMLEIRTEDGQPAYVRVTEFDEELVTLDGNHPLSGQTLVFDIEIVEVA; from the coding sequence ATGACTGCGCAGAATGGCAGCACCGTCAAGGTACACTACACCGGCACCCTCAAGGAGGACGGCAGCCAGTTCGATTCCAGCGAAGGCCGCGAGCCGCTGGAGTTCAAGCTGGGCGAAGGCATGGTCATCGCCGGATTCGAGAAGGCCGTGATCGGCAAGTCCGCGGGCGACACCGTGACCGTGGAGATTCCGCCCGAGGAGGGCTACGGCTCCCCCAGCGAGGAGCTGGTCTTCCAGGTCCGCCGCGAGCAGCTCCCGCCCACCGTGGAGCTGGAGGAGGGCATCATGCTGGAGATCCGCACCGAGGACGGCCAGCCCGCCTACGTCCGCGTGACCGAGTTCGACGAGGAACTGGTCACCCTGGACGGCAACCATCCCCTGTCCGGCCAGACCCTGGTGTTCGACATCGAAATCGTTGAAGTAGCGTAA
- a CDS encoding pyridoxal phosphate-dependent aminotransferase, with product MSISDRCCGITPFLVMEINEKAEAMERAGQSVIRMCVGEPDFDTPECAKKAACRALDDNQTHYTHSLGIRELREAICEDYQKRYGVDISPDNMVVTQGTSPAMLVLFSTILDQGDKVISSDPCYACYDNFITFAGAQPVKVPVFEDDGFQYRVSAIRRALAENNRIKAILINSPANPTGTLLSEERLAAIAEIAEEHNLWIVSDEIYHGLVYEGKEHSILEYTDRAFVFNGFSKLYAMTGWRLGYLIAPPNFMRTLQNLCQNFFISANTMAQWGGLAALKEAGEDVERMKTTYNKRRVYMLERLKNMGLPVRHEPTGAFYVLINMRPYAEKFGGSSLALAYDILEKAHIAVTPGIDFGQGAEGYIRFSYATSMANIEEGMNRLERYLKDFS from the coding sequence ATGAGCATATCCGATCGTTGCTGCGGCATCACCCCGTTCCTGGTCATGGAAATCAACGAGAAGGCCGAGGCCATGGAGCGGGCCGGACAGTCCGTCATCCGCATGTGCGTGGGCGAACCGGACTTCGACACGCCCGAATGCGCCAAGAAGGCCGCCTGCCGGGCGCTCGACGACAACCAGACCCACTACACCCATTCGCTCGGCATCCGCGAGCTGCGCGAGGCCATCTGCGAGGACTACCAAAAGCGTTACGGCGTGGACATCTCCCCGGACAACATGGTCGTCACCCAGGGCACCAGCCCGGCCATGCTCGTGCTCTTCTCCACCATCCTGGACCAGGGCGACAAGGTCATCTCCTCGGACCCGTGCTACGCCTGCTACGACAATTTCATCACCTTTGCCGGAGCGCAGCCGGTCAAGGTCCCGGTCTTCGAGGACGACGGCTTCCAGTACCGCGTGTCCGCCATCCGCAGGGCCCTTGCGGAGAACAACCGGATCAAGGCCATCCTGATCAACTCCCCGGCCAACCCCACCGGCACCCTGCTCTCCGAGGAGCGGCTTGCGGCCATCGCCGAGATCGCCGAGGAGCACAACCTGTGGATCGTGTCCGACGAGATCTACCACGGCCTGGTCTACGAGGGGAAGGAACACTCCATCCTCGAATACACGGACCGCGCCTTCGTGTTCAACGGTTTCTCCAAGCTCTACGCCATGACCGGCTGGCGGCTGGGCTATCTCATCGCCCCGCCCAACTTCATGCGCACCCTCCAGAACCTCTGCCAGAACTTCTTCATCTCGGCCAACACCATGGCCCAGTGGGGCGGCCTGGCCGCGCTCAAAGAGGCCGGAGAGGACGTGGAACGGATGAAGACCACCTACAACAAGCGCCGCGTCTATATGCTCGAGCGCCTCAAGAACATGGGCCTGCCCGTCAGGCACGAGCCCACCGGCGCGTTCTACGTGCTCATCAACATGCGCCCCTACGCCGAAAAGTTCGGCGGCTCCTCCCTGGCCCTGGCCTACGACATCCTCGAAAAGGCGCACATCGCCGTCACCCCGGGCATCGACTTCGGCCAGGGTGCCGAGGGCTACATCCGCTTCTCCTACGCCACCTCCATGGCCAACATCGAGGAAGGCATGAACCGGTTGGAAAGGTATCTGAAGGACTTCAGTTAG
- a CDS encoding late competence development ComFB family protein, with product MMLKKTLKINGVEVSKIVNRNERRVAGLIPEILEEYYKDYIFEDLDIQDIYALALNLLPAAYAQAGSIVLSDRISDYELRSQIRKAVERVLDNPTRASG from the coding sequence ATGATGCTCAAGAAGACGTTGAAGATAAACGGGGTGGAAGTATCCAAGATCGTGAACCGCAACGAACGGCGCGTGGCCGGGCTGATCCCGGAAATCCTCGAGGAATATTACAAAGACTATATCTTCGAGGACCTGGACATCCAGGACATCTACGCCCTGGCCCTGAACCTGCTGCCCGCCGCCTATGCCCAGGCCGGGTCCATCGTGCTCTCGGACCGCATCTCCGACTACGAGCTGCGCTCCCAGATACGCAAGGCCGTGGAACGGGTCCTGGACAACCCCACCAGGGCGAGCGGCTAG
- a CDS encoding MarR family winged helix-turn-helix transcriptional regulator, giving the protein MNLERLNPRESIGFLTWKVARIHANDLAARFAEAGVKITVEQWRALLPAYKADGLTQGRLCDMLSQEKTGVSRLVAALEKHGLLRRESGDDDRRVKYIYITDKGRELVDFTLDIVQESRSEIARHVDPEEFAVCKRVLWQLIEPHLDENCCLKREP; this is encoded by the coding sequence ATGAATCTTGAACGACTGAATCCGAGGGAGTCCATCGGCTTCCTCACATGGAAGGTGGCCCGCATACACGCCAACGACCTGGCCGCCCGCTTCGCCGAGGCCGGGGTCAAGATCACGGTGGAGCAGTGGCGCGCCCTGTTGCCGGCCTACAAGGCCGACGGGCTGACCCAGGGGAGGCTGTGCGACATGCTTTCCCAGGAGAAGACCGGGGTCAGCCGCCTGGTGGCCGCCCTGGAAAAGCACGGCCTGCTGCGCCGCGAGTCCGGCGACGACGACCGGCGGGTGAAGTACATCTACATCACGGACAAGGGCCGCGAGCTGGTGGACTTCACCCTGGACATCGTCCAGGAGAGCCGCTCCGAGATAGCCCGGCACGTGGACCCCGAGGAGTTCGCCGTGTGCAAGCGGGTCTTGTGGCAGCTCATCGAGCCGCACCTGGACGAAAACTGTTGCCTCAAGAGAGAGCCGTGA